Proteins encoded together in one Catellatospora citrea window:
- a CDS encoding DUF3152 domain-containing protein has product MPNVTQPALTGTTTDAAVRQDRSARSGPVERRRPRGWTVLLCLAVGAVLVGLALLRGAAGAVAGAHQAPGGATTPPSPPSAPATASPSASPLPVYQLPGDFPASGPGTWQYATGMGGVLGSSGGLRRFRVAAETNIAGAELAEFTRLVDLTLGDPRSWIGGQRRLQRVPAGSAYDFTIYLATGETTRKLCATGGMDTRLDGVSYTSCRLPGRVVINFNRWRLSVPDYVKGHVELALYRRYVINHEVGHELGRNHERCPGRGRPAPVMQQQTYGLQGCRANPWPYLDGKRYAGPPM; this is encoded by the coding sequence GTGCCGAACGTTACGCAGCCCGCCCTCACCGGGACGACTACCGATGCAGCGGTCCGCCAGGACCGGTCGGCGCGATCAGGCCCCGTCGAGCGTCGCCGACCCCGCGGCTGGACAGTGCTGCTGTGCCTGGCGGTCGGAGCCGTGCTGGTCGGGCTCGCGCTGCTCCGGGGAGCCGCCGGCGCCGTCGCCGGGGCGCATCAAGCGCCGGGTGGTGCGACGACGCCGCCGTCGCCGCCGTCCGCTCCGGCGACAGCGAGCCCGTCGGCGTCGCCGCTACCGGTCTACCAGCTGCCCGGAGACTTCCCGGCATCCGGACCCGGCACGTGGCAGTACGCGACCGGCATGGGCGGTGTCCTCGGCAGTTCGGGCGGGCTGCGGCGGTTCCGTGTCGCGGCCGAGACGAACATCGCCGGGGCCGAACTCGCCGAGTTCACCCGGCTGGTCGACCTGACCCTCGGCGACCCGCGCAGCTGGATCGGCGGGCAGCGCCGCCTGCAGCGGGTGCCCGCGGGTTCGGCGTACGACTTCACGATCTACCTGGCCACCGGCGAGACCACGCGCAAGCTGTGCGCCACGGGCGGGATGGACACCAGGCTCGACGGCGTCTCGTACACGTCGTGCCGCCTACCTGGACGTGTCGTGATCAACTTCAACCGGTGGCGGCTGTCCGTGCCCGACTACGTCAAGGGCCACGTCGAGCTGGCGTTGTACCGCAGGTATGTCATCAACCACGAGGTCGGCCACGAACTCGGCCGCAACCACGAGCGCTGCCCCGGCCGGGGCAGACCCGCCCCGGTCATGCAGCAGCAGACCTACGGCCTGCAGGGCTGCCGCGCCAATCCCTGGCCCTACCTCGACGGCAAGCGCTACGCCGGCCCGCCGATGTGA
- a CDS encoding NUDIX hydrolase — MLSPASPRLRAGVRALVLDEQDRVLLCRFAFGNPEGPLVVWGTPGGGVEPGETLLAALRRELAEEIGLALPADPPHVWHQEVVRPGHFDGYDGVLNDIFLVRTTSFAPRGAWTDDELAGEHITGFRWWTQQELAQYRGTDVFAPRALPAALAALLAEGTPRQPTPMGL, encoded by the coding sequence ATGCTGTCGCCCGCCTCCCCACGGCTTCGGGCCGGTGTGCGTGCCCTCGTGCTGGACGAGCAGGACCGGGTGCTGCTGTGCCGGTTCGCCTTCGGCAATCCGGAAGGCCCGCTGGTGGTCTGGGGCACTCCGGGCGGCGGTGTCGAGCCCGGTGAGACCCTGCTGGCCGCGCTGCGGCGCGAGCTCGCCGAGGAGATCGGGCTGGCCCTGCCCGCCGACCCGCCACACGTGTGGCATCAGGAGGTGGTCCGGCCCGGCCACTTCGACGGCTACGACGGCGTCCTCAACGACATCTTCCTGGTACGCACGACGTCGTTCGCGCCGCGCGGCGCGTGGACCGACGACGAGCTCGCCGGGGAGCACATCACCGGTTTCCGCTGGTGGACGCAGCAGGAACTCGCGCAGTACCGGGGCACCGACGTGTTCGCGCCACGGGCTCTGCCCGCCGCGCTGGCCGCACTGCTGGCGGAGGGTACGCCTCGGCAGCCCACACCGATGGGGCTCTGA